In one Sander lucioperca isolate FBNREF2018 chromosome 7, SLUC_FBN_1.2, whole genome shotgun sequence genomic region, the following are encoded:
- the cd9a gene encoding CD9 molecule a isoform X2 produces MAVAGGIKCVKYLMFVFNFIFWLAGTAVFAIGLWLRLDPKTKGLFEGPDSPYVFYTGVYILIGAGALMMVVGFLGCCGAIQESPCMLGLFFFFLLIIFAIEVAAGIWVFSNQSKVVNDITTFYMQTYNNFKTTGDERLKETLRVIQTGLKCCGPTGTVVDIAKDTCPRGEPLEELITKSCPDAIDEVFDSKLHIIGGAGITVGVVMVFGMIFSMLLCCAIRKSREVV; encoded by the exons ATGGCTGTCGCTGGGGGAATCAAGTGTGTGAAATATCTCATGTTTGTATTCAACTTTATCTTCTGG cTTGCAGGCACTGCTGTCTTTGCTATAGGCCTGTGGCTGAGATTAGACCCAAAGACCAAAGGTCTGTTTGAAGGACCAGACTCTCCATATGTGTTTTACACAG gtgtgtataTCCTGATAGGAGCTGGAGCACTGATGATGGTGGTGGGTTTTCTGGGATGTTGTGGGGCCATCCAGGAGTCCCCCTGTATGCTGGGACTG TTCTTCTTTTTCCTGCTTATCATATTTGCTATTGAGGTTGCGGCTGGAATCTGGGTATTTTCCAACCAAAGCAAG GTGGTGAATGACATCACAACATTCTATATGCAGACCTACAATAACTTCAAGACAACAGGAGATGAGCGCCTTAAAGAGACTCTGCGGGTGATTCAAACCGGG CTGAAGTGTTGCGGGCCAACTGGCACTGTAGTAGATATTGCCAAAGACACGTGTCCCCGGGGAGAGCCACTTGAGGAACTCATTACTAAG AGCTGCCCTGACGCCATTGATGAAGTGTTTGACTCCAAGCTACATATTATAGGAGGAGCGGGCATCACCGTCGGTGTTGTTATG GTGTTTGGGATGATCTTTAGCATGCTCCTGTGCTGCGCCATCAGGAAGTCTAGGGAGGTGGTGTGA
- the syt1b gene encoding synaptotagmin-1b: protein MTGNRQAAPAALGTPASPTHLPNATTTPGQKQSGGHSPNKFMSELHSIHMPSWAVAALCIVSLCVVLSCALCVWKKCMKKKDKDKEKDKKKGKEKSNGGFDTEMDGGYSKPLKEESNKETELADNDPKEEEKLGRLHYTLDYNFTDNTLIVGILQAAELPAMDVGGSSDPYVKLYLLPDKKKKFETKVHRKTLEPNFNETFTFKVPYTELGGKTLVMTVYDFDRFSKHDAIGAVKIPMSRMDFSQSLQEWRDLQKAEKEESERLGDICLSLRYVPTAGKLTVVILEAKNLKKMDVGGLSDPYVKIHLMQNGKRLKKKKTTIKKNTLNPYYNESFSFEVACEQLEKVQIAVTVLDYDKIGKNDAIGKVLLGGNSTGTEQRHWEDMLANPRRPIAQWHSLKPEDEINALLSNKK, encoded by the exons ATGACTGGGAACCGCCAAGCTGCCCCGGCTGCACTGGGCACCCCCGCTTCCCCAACTCACTTGCCAAATGCAACAACCACCCCAGGCCAAAAACAATCTGGAGGCCACAGTCCCAACAAGTTCATGAGTGAACTGCACAGCATCCACA TGCCATCATGGGCTGTTGCTGCCCTTTGCATCGTGAGTTTGTGCGTGGTGCTGTCgtgtgctctgtgtgtctggaaGAAGTGCATGAAAAAGAAGGACAAGGACAAAGAAAAGGAcaagaaaaagggaaaagagaagAGCAACGGAGGCTTTGACACTGAAATGGATGGAGGTTACAGCAag CCACTGAAAGAGGAAAGTAATAAAGAAACAGAGCTGGCAGATAATGATCCCAAAGAGGAGGAGAAGCTGGGCAGGCTACATTACACATTAGACTACAACTTCACGGATAATACG CTGATAGTCGGCATCTTGCAGGCTGCTGAACTCCCTGCAATGGATGTGGGTGGTAGTTCTGACCCTTATGTTAAACTCTATCTGCTCccggacaaaaagaaaaagtttgaaACCAAAGTTCATAGGAAGACCCTTGAACCCAACTTCAATGAGACGTTCACGTTTAAG GTACCATACACTGAGCTGGGTGGGAAGACACTGGTGATGACTGTGTACGACTTCGACCGTTTCTCAAAACACGATGCCATCGGAGCTGTGAAGATACCGATGAGCCGTATGGACTTCAGCCAGTCTCTGCAGGAGTGGAGGGATCTGCAGAAGGcagagaaggaggag AGTGAGCGGCTTGGAGACATATGTTTGTCTTTGAGGTATGTGCCAACTGCAGGGAAGCTGACGGTGGTGATTTTGGAGGCCAAAAACCTGAAGAAAATGGATGTGGGTGGATTATCAG ACCCTTATGTGAAGATCCACTTAATGCAGAATGGAAAAAGactcaagaaaaagaaaacaacgaTAAAGAAGAACACTTTAAACCCTTACTACAATGAGTCTTTCAGCTTTGAAGTGGCATGTGAACAGCTAGAG AAGGTGCAGATAGCAGTGACTGTGTTGGACTATGATAAGATTGGGAAGAATGATGCCATCGGGAAGGTGCTGCTGGGCGGTAACAGCACTGGGACTGAGCAACGCCATTGGGAAGACATGCTGGCAAACCCCCGGAGGCCAATAGCCCAATGGCATAGCCTCAAACCAGAGGATGAAATCAACGCGCTACTTTCAAACAAGAAATGA
- the cd9a gene encoding CD9 molecule a isoform X1, translating into MAALSGGEMCIKYLMFAFNLVFWLAGTAVFAIGLWLRLDPKTKGLFEGPDSPYVFYTGVYILIGAGALMMVVGFLGCCGAIQESPCMLGLFFFFLLIIFAIEVAAGIWVFSNQSKVVNDITTFYMQTYNNFKTTGDERLKETLRVIQTGLKCCGPTGTVVDIAKDTCPRGEPLEELITKSCPDAIDEVFDSKLHIIGGAGITVGVVMVFGMIFSMLLCCAIRKSREVV; encoded by the exons ATGGCTGCACTGTCGGGAGGAGAGATGTGCATCAAATACCTGATGTTTGCCTTCAACCTGGTATTCTGG cTTGCAGGCACTGCTGTCTTTGCTATAGGCCTGTGGCTGAGATTAGACCCAAAGACCAAAGGTCTGTTTGAAGGACCAGACTCTCCATATGTGTTTTACACAG gtgtgtataTCCTGATAGGAGCTGGAGCACTGATGATGGTGGTGGGTTTTCTGGGATGTTGTGGGGCCATCCAGGAGTCCCCCTGTATGCTGGGACTG TTCTTCTTTTTCCTGCTTATCATATTTGCTATTGAGGTTGCGGCTGGAATCTGGGTATTTTCCAACCAAAGCAAG GTGGTGAATGACATCACAACATTCTATATGCAGACCTACAATAACTTCAAGACAACAGGAGATGAGCGCCTTAAAGAGACTCTGCGGGTGATTCAAACCGGG CTGAAGTGTTGCGGGCCAACTGGCACTGTAGTAGATATTGCCAAAGACACGTGTCCCCGGGGAGAGCCACTTGAGGAACTCATTACTAAG AGCTGCCCTGACGCCATTGATGAAGTGTTTGACTCCAAGCTACATATTATAGGAGGAGCGGGCATCACCGTCGGTGTTGTTATG GTGTTTGGGATGATCTTTAGCATGCTCCTGTGCTGCGCCATCAGGAAGTCTAGGGAGGTGGTGTGA
- the bbs10 gene encoding Bardet-Biedl syndrome 10 protein, whose translation MLPMEHLHLEHVLQTVCVLESVVLRSFGPEGGQVLFTRDTGQAMLSRSGSRILTALRLEHPLARMMVECVLKHSTVTGDGSKTFILLLASLLRMIQKTACKEPNVSHTYNSRETAEASTARHLADKMLAFALEELDDIIAMGVVPYGCCLSWEDFTAKTKLPACTINHCVQKLLASFFHSRLGRTHCDFISNLTCEMLTHWKFKRDLPSSSLQFVNDNFAALHTPVSGFPISCSRLIEGQVIHRDFATPCPQTDHQPVKAVVVTGCLQPKLLNAGEVLVLGCGEQGREENSRKESSIVQFTAWAERSLECVIAKLQSLGASVLLSAVKQSAAVLALAAQAEMCIVECVSEDELSLFAQLSGATPVSDSWKIEPEHVATLTFCRPILLGAHRYVHVAFHDSEERVTVKPCSLVICGTGEGQTDQYACAFQDAIRMLLSTWKPIGITATTASKKTFQPDKSTCLHVDNQIVKASPFQQYVLEPGCVIPAGGTFEFLLNHALLQHGSSCSISDDTIMGVPAVSQLLANALLSVPRHIYSYSLRRFLQTQTRLLSFIQNHSHPFSHVYKQEHNTILVQGRGKSECPLEEGKLIKHCCGETDVSSVQVFTSDSGLESVSCKYQLLVAVLQCVSSLLHVDTVLHTHTALHTPSHRLANISWEGTEDEAED comes from the exons ATGCTGCCGATGGAGCATCTTCACCTGGAACATGTTctgcagactgtgtgtgtgttggagtcaGTCGTCCTCCGCAGTTTTGGCCCTGAAGGAGGACAGGTGTTGTTCACCCGAGACACGGGACAGGCAATGTTGAGCCGTAGTGGGAGTCGCATTCTCACTGCGCTACGTCTGGAGCATCCACTggccag GATGATGGTGGAGTGTGTCTTGAAACACAGCACTGTAACAGGCGATGGATCCAAGACCTTTATCCTACTGCTGGCGTCATTACTACGGATGATTCAAAAAACGGCTTGCAAGGAGCCTAATGTGTCTCACACCTATAACTCCAGGGAAACAGCAGAGGCTTCCACTGCCAGGCACTTGGCTGACAAAATGCTGGCATTTGCATTGGAGGAGTTGGATGATATCATTGCCATGGGAGTGGTCCCGTATGGATGCTGTCTTTCATGGGAGGATTTCactgcaaaaacaaaattacCAGCATGCACAATCAATCACTGTGTCCAAAAGCTGCTGGCATCATTCTTTCATTCACGTCTGGGTCGCactcactgtgactttattAGCAACCTCACCTGTGAAATGCTCACTCACTGGAAGTTCAAAAGAGACCTACCGTCCTCATCACTTCAGTTTGTAAATGACAACTTTGCTGCCTTGCATACACCTGTATCAGGCTTCCCTATTAGTTGTTCACGTTTGATTGAAGGGCAGGTCATTCACAGGGACTTTGCTACGCCCTGCCCTCAGACTGACCACCAACCAGTTAAAGCTGTAGTTGTCACTGGGTGCCTGCAGCCAAAATTGCTCAATGCAGGAGAGGTGCTGGTGCTGGGATGTGGAGAGCAAGGGAGGGAGGAGAATTCAAGGAAGGAGAGTAGTATTGTGCAGTTTACTGCCTGGGCAGAAAGATCACTAGAGTGTGTCATTGCAAAGCTGCAGAGTTTGGGTGCCTCTGTGCTCCTGTCTGCAGTGAAACAGTCTGCTGCTGTCCTGGCTTTAGCTGCACAGGCAGAGATGTGCATTGTGGAGTGTGTCAGTGAAGATGAGCTGTCTCTCTTTGCCCAGCTAAGTGGGGCCACACCTGTCTCCGACTCCTGGAAGAttgaaccagagcacgttgcTACACTGACCTTTTGCAGACCGATACTGCTGGGAGCCCATAG GTATGTCCATGTGGCTTTCCATGATTCAGAGGAAAGGGTCACGGTCAAACCCTGTAGTCTGGTCATTTGTGGCACAGGGGAAGGGCAAACTGACCAGTATGCATGTGCATTTCAAGATGCCATCCGCATGCTACTTTCAACTTGGAAGCCTATTGGTATAACTGCAACTACAGCATCAAAGAAGACCTTTCAGCCAGACAAAAGCACGTGTTTACATGTGGACAATCAGATCGTCAAGGCATCTCCCTTCCAGCAGTATGTGTTGGAGCCAGGCTGTGTTATACCTGCTGGTGGGACATTTGAGTTTCTCTTAAACCATGCCCTCCTACAACATGGCAGCAGTTGCTCAATTTCTGATGACACAATTATGGGTGTCCCTGCTGTTTCCCAACTCTTGGCAAATGCTCTACTAAGCGTGCCGCGACATATTTACTCCTACAGTCTGCGGCGTTTCCTGCAGACTCAAACCAGGCTCCTGAGTTTTATTCAAAATCATTCCCACCCTTTCAGCCACGTATACAAACAAGAACACAACACAATCCTCGTACAGGGTCGGGGTAAAAGTGAATGTCCTCTAGAGGAGGGTAAACTAATAAAGCATTGTTGTGGAGAAACTGACGTATCATCAGTTCAAGTTTTTACGTCAGACTCGGGCCTTGAATCTGTCTCCTGTAAATACCAGCTGCTTGTGGCCGTGCTGCAGTGTGTCTCAAGTCTTCTCCATGTGGACACcgtgctgcacacacacacagctttacaCACTCCGTCACACAGACTTGCAAACATTTCCTGGGAGGGTACAGAGGACGAGGCTGAAGACTGA